DNA sequence from the Vicia villosa cultivar HV-30 ecotype Madison, WI linkage group LG3, Vvil1.0, whole genome shotgun sequence genome:
tattgttatttatttgtgtTTATTTTCTTAAAAGTTTTTGTGTTAATTTTACTTgactcttttttcttcttttttaaaatataaatgaagaaaaaataacacATTGTCTttttctaaaaattattttagaaaattttgatCTAATTAACTATAAGCCAATTAGTTAATGATTTATTATTTTGGATCAATCATGACATAGAGTTTTGGGCTTAGCCTCACGGTAGTAGAATAGATTGAAATTGGTCATTTGAATTAAGTGTAGTAGtgaaattttatgtattttgttattaAAGTTGTTTAAAAAAagcacattttttttaataatgcaatggttaaatataagaaaaataaattatattatatatgatTATAAGAGAAAGATAACACTCTTTTCAAAAGTCTCTCGAAGTCTCGAACACTCATTCTTTTATTGattatgaagaaatttacatgaagaaatttacatggaGCAACCGAATGAATTCCTGGAAAAGAACAAAGAAGACTATGTTTTAAAATTGGTAAAAAAGtctttatggtttgaaacaagcaccTTACCAATGGTATAAAAAGTTAAATTCAGTGATGATTGAACATGGGTATAAGATGACCAAGGCCGATCATTGTGTGTTTTTCCGGAATTTCTTCGAAGGTGATTTCATTATTctcttgctttatgtggatgatatgttAATTGTTGATAAAAATATTTCATGAATTAAAGAGTTGAAGAACACTTTGAGTGAATCTTTTGCTATGAAGGATTTAGGGGAGGCTTAGAAAATTCTTGGTATTGAAATTGTTCGAGATCGAAATGAGAAGAAGTTGTACTTGTCACAAGAAAAGTATGTGGAGAAAGTCTTTCGGCGTTTTAGTATGGATAAGGATAAAGCGATGAGCATTCCACTTGCTTCTCATTTCAAATTTAGTCATAACCTATGTGCATCTACGGATGAAGAAAAGTTGAGTATGAAGAAAATTATGTACTCATCGGCCGTTGGTAGCTTGATGTGTGCTATGGTTTGTACAAGACTCGATATTGCTTGTGTCGTGGGAATGGTGAGTCATTATCTCTCTAATCCGGGAAAAGATCATTGGGAGGCCGTGAAGTGGGTGATGAGATAtttgtgtggcaattcgaatttGAGACTAAATTTAAGATGCAAAAGCCTATGTTTGTTGGATATTTAGATTTGGATTTGGCTGGGAGCTTGGATGATCGAAAATATACTTCAGAATATATGGTTACTTTTGTCGTGGAAGTCGTGGATTGGCAATCAAAATTGCAAAAGTGTGTTTCACTCTCTACTATCGAAAACGGGTTTATAGCCTCCGTGGAAGCGTAAAAAGAGTTACTATGGTTTAGGAAATTTGTAATGGAACTTGGTGTGAAATAAGAAAAGTATGTCTTGTTTTGTGATAATCAAAGTGTCATTCACTTATCAAATAATTCCTCCTTTCACTCAAGGTCAAAGCATACTGATGTTCGTTATCATTGGAAGATTCACACAGATGACAATGGTTCGGATATGTTGACAAAGGTGTTGCCTAGGAAAAAGTTTGAGTTTTATGTATGGAAGCCACATTGGTATTGCCCTCCAACTAGTTGGACGAAGGAGTTTGTTGGGTTTTTCCCTCCTATTTAGAGTGGTCCAAATGGATGTGGGTTAGTGACCCATGTATGTGTAAgcctttgttgtttcccaacaaAGATAATTAGGTCGTTCATTCATTGTGTgagaaaaaaacaacaaaaaaagctaGAGAGAAAATATTATTCTCACAACCTCTTTTTTGCACAAATCATTTCCAGAAAATTGGAGCTTGCTCAAAATCCAACGATCAGATCGTCTTGAAATTTTTACACAGTGTTCATGACTCATAGGAGAAAATTTTGAAcggtggagattgaattttgagtTTTATAAGTCAATCTGTCGAGTCAATCTTTAAGGTTAgaatttcttggtgtttttgtCTCTAAGTTGCATGTGATATTTGGGAGAATTTGTGTTGTTGAATTATTctgttgaatttgtgatttccTCCCAACACTTTTTATGTGTGAAATTATTTTATGACTTTGTCCAATGTTAAATAAAactcaaatataaaaacatttGAAAAAGGTAGTTGAGAAGAAGCGCATTAAATGGAGTCTCATTATTGAAGTGTTTCGTAGTCTTCTTTTGACACGTATGTTAACACGATAGGCTAGGGTACGACATGGTCTGTAGTGTACTCGAGTTTGCGTATATCCACAAGGAAAAATCTAGTCGTTGATCCTTGACTTATTTCCATAGTTGGTCTGTATCCTTTAGCTGTGACTAGCTATAAATACTAGAATTTGAATGCTTGGAATTTTTTTGCGATTCTTCGCATTCAAACTTACAATTACTTTCCCAATAAACATATTCATTTCTTCTTCCATTAGAATATTAATGGAAAGCTTCATCAATCTCACATAACCTGATACCATCGTAAACTCAAGCTTTTATCTTTAGCATTTCCTATTTTCTAGTCAATATAAGTGATATTACGATTGAACTAGGGAGCGATTCTGAAGGCGAAACTTCGTCTGCCTTTATAATGGGGAGATCTCCTGATTCACATCTCCCTTCTCTTGGTCGCAATCATTTGGAACCAAAAATCATACCTTTATTTAAAGATTCTGAATCAGAAATAGTACATGGGAATTCTTTAGAGGAAGGAACTTCTTCATCCGGCTCATTCGAAGCCCTTTTATCAAATGTCAACGAAGAAGTTAATCGCGTCGAGGTCCCTATGCCCCCTGCTATCTTAACCGAGGAAGAGATACAATCCTTCCGAGAGATGAGAAAACACCATGAGTATTGTATTCAACTTAGCCTTAGGACTGATAaaagatgtttgtgatgattgctTGGGTTTAATTGGGCAATTAAGCCAATGAGATttcattttgaaattcaaaaataaaattaaatctctCTTTTCTCTCATCATGGCTCTTAGGACATTTACTGTTGGGATGAAATGTGATCTCACATAAAAATATCATTATTGCTTGATAtgtcatacacacacacacacacacacacacacacacacacacacacacacacacacacacacacacacatatatatatatatatatatatatatatatatgtgtgtgtgtgcgcgcgtgtGTGTGTATGTATATAGACATGACAATTAAACCCGTACCCGCGGGTACCCACCCGAAGTTGACAGGGAAAATCCGTTTTGACTGGGATTGAGTTCGGGTTTGAGTTTTTCCCAATTACAAAATATGGGTACGAGTCGGGTAATGAgaacactagtacccaccccgaacccgtccCCGAACTTGCCCCGATTATTTTATtgtgtatattattatatattttttataatttagaatattaaatatgtggccaaaattttgatattttgatttgtatttattatttaaaatatttgaaatgtatgtatgatttttttttaaattgttttattttattagttataaagtaatttaattttggaaaaactaagtatttctattaaaaaattgatttcactaaatGGATGGTGGGGGGCATGGATACCTGAACCCAACCTGAACTCGTTTGGGTCGGGTTtgagttttaattctccattccTGTTTGGGTTTGGGCGGAAAATGGGGATTGTTTGGggatttgggtttgggtttgggggaggtaataATCGTTCCCGACCCGCTTCGTTGTCATCCTTATATATGAAGGATATTCTTACTCTAAGACTAAGTTATTATGACTTACTCCGCGTCCTcaccattaatttttttcaatcaaatggttaaaaataataagtaattaaatatggagagagaaaattattacttattatttttaaacattagattgagaagaattaatggtcaGGATATGGAGTAAGTTGTATTAACTTACTCTTAGTGTATCATTAGAAAAGCAACATCAACTTTTTTTCATTCTTTCTAATTTCTCACAAACAAATAGATAATAGTATCTTCATCATCAAAGATACAAGTaaaagaagaaggaagagagGAAAGAAGAATTCAAATCAATAATCGTTATCATGGACTGAGTGCATTTTACTGTGTCTCATCGAAATTAGAACATTGTGAAAATCATAATATCACAATCCTAACTGAAATTTTATAACATCCTCCTCCCAACCAAAAGAGTTTAAATATTTATAGGCCTAATTCATAGGCTAAATTATTGAGTGTAGAACTGGTTCTATCTCAACTGCTTGATTAGAACGTGAGAATAAGAAGATGATTCTCCTAGTCAATAGGGAGGAACAGTTTATTTTTTTGGAGAAGTGACAAATATAGATCCTTTTAAAAACACATGACCTAATACGTATTAATGCAATCGTCACTTAATGAACACGAGTTTGGGTGAGGCAACCCACGCCCTAGGCATGATGGGCTGATTGAGTTATGGGTCATCCTCTTCGAAAGACAATTATAGTTATCTCTTTCCAATTTTCTTTAAAAACGGTAAACACATTCAAGTCTACACATACTCACTCAATTTGATCCGAGATTTATTTAGATGATTAAATTAGTAAAAATCTCAAAGATCTCATCACATTTTTTAAAGGAAGATAGCAAAACCAAACATGACAAATTCTAAAGAATAAATTCTAAAGGAGACAGTTGCATTTAATTTAAGAAATCCCAGCAGTATTTGAAATTAATTAACCTTATGGATAACTAGTACTCCTATCAAGCTTAGTTACACCCATTCCCTTACATTTCCTTTTCTCTAAACTTCTCTTAGCTATTTCCTTCATAGACAATGTCAACGACAATTTAGGGTTAATTCTTGTTGTGGCATTATATTCCTGACAAAATTCTATATGACACTTCAAAGCATCTTGCATTGTAACTTCATTACTTCTCCTTACTCTTTCTTTAACAGCTTCACAACAAAGTCCACACAACCATTTGCCACAATATTCTTCTTCAACTTCCCTCATATAAACTTTTGTATATTCCTCCTTCAGCCCACAACAATGGCATACACCTTCCTCCACCTCTTCAATATCATCAAACTTTCTCTCCTTTTCCAAGCTATAGCATTTCTCTATCTCTTGAGACACGTCCGAGACCGCCTTTCGAAGCTTTTGCCGATTCTCCTCCTATGGAAAATTAATGTCAAGTATTAGAACAATATCAAAAAAGTTGAAAGAAGCAATATATTAGAGATTTTTGGATAGAGCTAAGTAATAAGCACCATGCATATGAAAGAAATAGTTTGAGAGATCTTAATTcgatcttcttcttttttatgcCTTCTTGCAATGGTTGCACTTGCATCATTATTATGAATATGTGCATATTTATACATTACGTGTGACTGAATAAATAACATAAAGTGTAAGTTTAATAGATAATATTTTTAAGTAACAAGTGACAACAAAATATAACTTTACAGAATAAGGTAAAATGAATTTGTACATAAAATGTCCCATCAATAATTGTTTAATTGGTCCACTTGAAGAACTACTAAATGTTTATATCTACTACACCATCACCATGTATCTATTATAGTATGTGCTTTTACACACTTATCGCTTGATATATTCCCTGTTTGACAAGACATCTGAAATTAGTTAATTAATGTTAAGCTTTTGTCTTTATATCTTCAACTCGTGAAGAATCAGACATGTTGCATGATTGCAAACTTTATGCATGGGCGAACGGCTGTGTATTGATGGAATATGTTGTAACTTGTTTAGTTAAATGAAAAATGCGACCCTTTTATGGCGGAGTTATGGAGAGTTTTTGAAGGTTTGAAACTCTCATTAGCTCTTGGTTACTTTAAAGTGGAGATTAACGTTGATTCTACTATGGTGGTGGAAGCGGTTGAGAGAGATGGTTCTATGCATATTGGTTATGTGGcgatttttaatcaaattaaagttCTTATGAATAAGCTTGAAGGTGTTACAATTGCTCACTCTATTAGAGAAACAAATTTATGTGCTGACGATCTTACTTCCGTTGGGTGTTTTATTGAGTCCGAGATTTTGATTTATAATTCACCTCCTAGTTGTATCTCTAGTTTTTTAGCTGAGGACCCGTGTAGGGTGTCCTCCGCTAGGCTTTTCCCTCTTTAGTGTTTCTTGCTTGGGCCTTGGTGctctttataataaaaaaaatgaaagatgaATAGAGTTGTCATACATAGGTATATAGTTGAAGGGAGgatattaaaaagaaatatttagatTCAATATACACTAGAGTGTGTAAATTGTAAGTAACCGTGAATATACGgaaaaaatacaagaaaaagagacagatttgaaattttttgaaaggtaaaataataataataataataataataataataataataataataataataataataataataataataataataataataataataataataataataataataataataataataataatataactaaAGGGAAATAATACAATCAGCATACAAACGAGGAAGACGGATGACACAAAATGTATCAAAAGTTACAACAACAAAATTGAACATAAACAAGAGAAGAAAACTACAAAACCAAAAAAACTACCAGAAGCCAAACACCGGAACGACGGCCCTCAAAGAATTGCACTCCAATAAGGATGTTAGAGCTCACTCAAGCCATCTGGACAACCACAACCGGATCAAAATCCAccagagaagaaagaagaaaacacACACTTTTAACCTGGTCATACATCTTCATCCACTTGATTAATCCGAAGTGTTGTAATATGCCTTAAATCTCAAGtgaaaaatgagaaagaaaagaGACATATTTTTGACAATTTTGGACTTGTTTGTAGATTATTCATTTGTTAATGGATCATATCATGGGGCTATTAATATTTTATGAGTTATAAATATGGGTTTTCTCTCCTTTGTTAGGGAGAAGTTGCATAAGGTAGAAATCCTATTGAAAAAGTAAAAGGTAAAATTTTTAGAATTATATTTTAGGGATTTGGTAGTCTTTTGGGGTTATCATAGGAAttgaaaaatatttctaaaaccTTGGGTTTGAGTGATTCATATATTAAGAGTCGGAGAGGTTGCGAAACACTTGGTAGAAAATGGGGGTTGTTCTTGAGAGTTTTCAAGGTTTGTTCTTGAAAACTCTGAAGACGAAGGCTATTTTCTTATAAATCGTCTGTAATCTCTTGTAATAACTTTCTGAAGAGTGGTTCTCTCCCCAGACGTGGATCATTTGATCGAACAGGATAAACAATTTTCTTGTATTCTCgcgtattattatttttattgtttgagGCCATTTGTTTCATTGACATTGTTCTTTGACCCCACATATCAAAAGTGTTGATTGAAATTGAACCTTGTCATTATCACAATAATTGGCACCAACCGTGGGACAAAGGGGTTAAGTCTTCAAGTGAGCACCATGGCCTCCAAATAGGACATCAAGAAGTTTTCCAGAGACAACAATTTCGAAATGTGGAAGGTGAATATGCAAGCAAAACTAATTCAATAAAAGTGTGTAGAAGTATTAAAGGGTGAGACAGTGATGCCTGCAACCCTTACACAAGCTGAGAAGACCGAGAAGGTGGATAAGGCCAAAAGTGTCATTATCTTGTGCATCGGAGATAAAGTATTAAGGGAAGTTGCGAGGGAAAATACCGTGATTGAGATGTCGGTTAAacttaaattattatatatgacaAAATCATTGGCTCACAAGTTATTTTTGAAATAACAACTTTATTCTTTCCGTATGGTGGAGAATAAATCTATTGTGGAGCAGCTGGAAGAATATCAAGAGATCATTgatgatttaaaaaatataaatgtgaAAATTGAAGACGAGGACAAGGCTATACTCTTGTTAAGCTCATTAGCCATATCATTTGAGAACTTTAAGGATGTCCTTCTTTATGGTATGGAAGGAACTATCTCTTTGGAGGAAGTTCAGTCGACTGTAAGATCGAAGGAGCTATCATAACTTAAAGAATTGAAGGTTGATGATAGTGGTGAACACTTAAGTGTCTCAAGAGGAATGAGTGAGAGTAGAGGAACCCAAAAAGGAAAGAGATCCAGATCAAAGTCCAAGTTCAAGGTTTTTGATAAGTCAAAGTTTAAATGCTTCACTTGTCACAAAATTGGTCACTTCGAGAAGGATTGTCCCGAAAGAGAGAACAAATGTGATTTTGCTCATATTGCAATTTTCTTAGACGAAGATGGTTATGAAAGTGATGGTGCACTAGTGGTAATTAgtttggaaacagaaaagagtTGGGTTATGGACTCAAgttgctcttatcacatgtgtccaaGGAAATAATATTTTGAAACTTTGGAGCTGAAAGAAGGTGGAGTTGTTCGACTTGAAAACAATAAGACTTGCAAAGTTTATAGTATTGATACAGTCACACTGAAAATTTTCAATGATTATCAGTTCCTTTTACGCAATATGAAGTATGTTCTCGAGCTTAAGCGAAATTTGTTGTCTATAAGCATGTTTGATGATCTAGGATAGTGCAGTAGAATTGAACATGGGGTGTTGATGATTTTGCATGGTGTATTAATAATGGCTAAAGTATCCAAAATGTGTGGGTTGTATATTTTGGATGGTTCCAATGTTATTGGTCATGCATCAGTAGCTAATCAAGACCTTTTTGATAAATCTAATTTGTGGCATTTAATATTAGGGCATGTCAGTGAAAGAGGTTTAGTTGAACTTGCTAAACAAAATTTGATAAGGACtgagaaataaaataaactataattttGTGATAATTGCATTATAGGAAAAGAACACAGGGTGAAGTTTGGGACTGGTATGCATAATTTTGGTAGACCTATGGGGTCGGCAAAGGTGGTAACTCATAGGGGTGGATTTTATTTCCTTTCTATTATTGATGATTTATCTAGAAGTGTATGGTTTTACATTCTAAAAAGTAAAAGTGACACctttgaaaattttaatgaatGATATACTAGCAAATCAATTAAAAACTAAATTGAATGTATTAAGAACTAACAATTTCCTGGAGTTTGTTTTAGAGAAATTTAATGAGTTTTGCAGAAAACATGGTATCAAGAGGCATATAATTTTTATTGGAACACCTCAAAAAATTATCTTAGCAGAACACATGAATATAACCATTTTAGAGAGAGTGGGGTGTATGTTGATGGAGATGGGTTGCCAATAAGTTTCTGGGGTGAAGTTGTTGCTACACCAACTTACTTGATCAACAGAGGTCCATCCACAAGAATAAGCTTCAAGACACCTATAGAAGTTTGGAGTGGGAAACCAATAGACTAATCAAATTTGAAGAATTTTGGAGCCTTGGTGTTTGCTCATATCAAACAAGACAATGATGCCAAGGCTTTGAAGTGTGTCCTCATTAATTATCCTGAAGGGGTGAAAGGTTACAAATTATGGAAGATGGATCTTGGAGGATCCAATTTTGGAAATGAATTCActaatgaagaaccatacttgatAGCTTGAGAGACAACCTAAGATATAAAGGGTGGTTGGGATGCAAGTGGGTTTTCAAGAAGAAGGAAGGTATTTCAGGATTTGAAAAACCAAGATTTAAGGCAAGACTTGTAGCGAAGGGTTTTACTCAGGTGGAAGGGATTGATTACAATGAAAGTTTTTACATGTGGTAACACATTGTTCTATTAGGGTACTTATGGAAGTTATAAATCAATATAATCTTGAGTTAGAACAGATGGACGTCAAAACAACTTTCTTACATGGAGACCTTGAAAAGACAATCTACATGGATAAACCTGAATATTTTGTAAAAGATAAGGCTTGGGTATATTTGTATCTTCGGTTTGATGAATTTCTTTTTAAACATGGTTTTGTAAGAAGTAATTATGATAGTTTTTTATACATATTGAAGAGGAAGGAGAAAGTCATTATCTACCTCAttctatatgtggatgatatttggATGGCTAGCTTTAGTAAAAACGAGATCGATAAGCTCAAGGAGATCTTGaatagtgaatttgagatgaaagatcttggtgaAGCTAAAAGAATATATCGTGGGTATAAATATCATAAGAAGTCGCAAGAAGAGGAAGAGTGAATTGTTCTTATCTCAATCTCATTACTTAAAGAAAGTGGTGGAGCGATTTAGAATGAGAGATGCTAAAACCGTCAACATTCCTTTGGGTCATTAACGAAGCTTTTGGTTAAACAATATGCTTAAAATGACGAAGAGAAGAAGATAATGGAGAGTACTCTCTATGCAAGTGGGGTTGGAAGCATTATGTATGATATATTTTAGAGTAGATCAGACTTTGCATATACACGATTTATGGAAATTCCTGGTCAAGTTTATTGGGAAGCTTTGAAGTGGGTGCAGAGGTATTTGAATGGTATGCTAAAGGGTGGTTTAAATACTCAAGAGGTTTGAAGGGTTTTGTAGATTCTGACTATGAAGGTAATGTGGACACTAGAAAATCCTTATTAGATTTTGTGTTTACATTGTTTGGGATATCTATAAGTTGGAAGGTAAATCGACAATCAATGGTCACATTATCTACTACTCAAGAGGAATATATTGTCCTTGTTGAAGGGGTCTAGGAAGAATGTGTTAAGATAAATTGTGACAGTCAAAGTGCCATTCACCTGGCCAATCAACAAATTTATCAAGAGAGGGAAAAACACATTGACATTCGTTCATACTTTATAAGGTTTAAGGCAAGACTTGCAGAGAGTGAAAATAGGTTGGAACTTGTGTACCGAGAAGTGGGACTGTCATGAGACTCCACACAACGAGCAGC
Encoded proteins:
- the LOC131657439 gene encoding uncharacterized protein LOC131657439: MAELWRVFEGLKLSLALGYFKVEINVDSTMVVEAVERDGSMHIGYVAIFNQIKVLMNKLEGVTIAHSIRETNLCADDLTSVGCFIESEILIYNSPPSCISSFLAEDPCRVSSARLFPL
- the LOC131654782 gene encoding uncharacterized protein LOC131654782 translates to MEENRQKLRKAVSDVSQEIEKCYSLEKERKFDDIEEVEEGVCHCCGLKEEYTKVYMREVEEEYCGKWLCGLCCEAVKERVRRSNEVTMQDALKCHIEFCQEYNATTRINPKLSLTLSMKEIAKRSLEKRKCKGMGVTKLDRSTSYP